The window GCTACATTTTGTATAGGAAAACTTATTGagtatgcatttttataattacaGTAAAAACaatctacaaaattaaaaaaaagaatgaaataaaaattgcacATTTGCATAAATTCTGAACTATAAAAATCAGACTTATTTTCATCCCTCCCCTGACTCAGTTATTCATTTTATAACTGAACTAAGTAATACATGACACACTGATAAGCTTCATGATCTTCTAGCTCCTTAATATTTAGAATCAATTCTATACCGTCAGTCTATACCTATTTGTATAAGCTGAGTCAGGATTCCCCACCCTTGTTCTGAGGCCCTTTCCTCTGAACTTAAGGTTTTATCATCTGTACACAGAGATATCTAAGTGCTGCGCCTTGAGCATCAAATATAGGAATAACTTAACCCAGGAACCCACCCCCTCTTCCTGCCTTCAAAAGGAGTTCTGCAAGTCAGAGTCACAAAAATCAGCTCATATCTATAGAAATAATTTCCTATTTATAGAAACCCTTGCTCCCCAACGGTCTCTGATGAGATCCTCGCAACAGTATCACCAGCAGAAGCCTTAAGAATACAAACAGTATTAAATGCACCAAGTGAGAACCATTTTTATAATAACTTAGGCACTATTCGCCACATAGTGGTAAGTGACGTTCTTCTATTTATTCAACAGCTGCATCCCGGTGACTGCACAAATCACCCCAGAACTTAATACACAAACAGACATGCAAATACATAAAGATATTTACCATCTTCAGCACTATGTACTAGTTCTTCTGGCAGATTATCTACTTTTGCTTGATCTGTTCAGGAGAAATTAACAAATGGTTAACGTGGCTGACCcttagagagaaaaagaacaatgaaatcatCCCTGGAAGCTCCCGGAGTTGGAAGCAATTAGTCAAGATGCAGTGAGGGGTGCAACCAAGATGTCTTCCCCAAATACTTTCTCTTTAGATTAGCTACTTGAGCCAGTGCCATAACGGGAGCTCCCATTTCAGCCCGGATGCAGCACACATCAGCACACTGCTGCACACCGACTCCCAAGGGTTAGAGGGTTAGCTCAGAGCAAGCAATTGGCTGGCAGCAGGAGAAAGCACGGGGCTGCGACAGTCCCTCTATTCTTCTGGAAAGGGTAAGATGCTGGCCATGACTAACACCTCCCCAAATCTATGGtcaaatatttgtgtgtgtgcatcatCATTTGCATATGCCTCTGGGAGGCTTGCTTGGGAAGTCAACTGAAGAGATGTAACTGGGGACCAGCTGCTAAGTGGAATTTTGGCAGGCTAGTGTGAGAGTGGGTATCGGTATTTGGAAGGAAGCCTGCAGGAATACCCGTCAGCtgatggtgattttttttaaccctacACATTCCTGAGTACTTTAAAGCTGCACCATGGAAATAGCTCCATGCTTCAGAGACAAAGAGGTTTGCTAAACTGAACAATTGTCACTgaggtcttttctttctttagggaCCATCACTGACATAAGGAAGAACAATTGGGGCTGTCCATTAAAGAATGGGACTGCCTTCTCTGGAATTATCCAGGCGGATGTGGGGGTTGACCAGCTGTTAAGGAGGCTTTAGAGGGAATTCCTGCATGGGGGGACTTTGAAACGGGTGACCTTCATGGTCGCTCTCAATCCTGAGATTCTAAGATCCTTGGGAGGATCAGGACTACATTCCAAATTGGGGATATTTTCTAGATCCCTGGAAATCTCTGAATTTTAGGAATTGTTTAGTGAAGtgtctttttcagttttctttttaaactctgACTTCTTAGTCTCAACTGCAGATGTTAAAAACTATAATAAACCCAACAATGGTCAATTATCAATCAATTAATTTGACAGTGGTTAACTTTTACTCAATTTTTCTTATGACCATATGAAATTCCACAGGTATATCCTTAGCTTCAAAAGAATAAGAACAAAAGCCCTAGAAGTCATGGTTTCTAGGtccacttgcctggcatgcaagtCTCTATGTATGTTATGTTTTCTGTTAGTACTAAAGAAATCCTTCACCAATTAAAGCAGCAGCCAGTGGGGAATAGTGTACCTACCTAATGCATTGTGTGTTAGGTAGTCTTTTGGTTTACAGTCCCAGTATCCAAGAGAAATGggtgaagagaaagaaggaatgagCTGAGTATGGTGGTATATgactataaccccagcaacttgtgaggctgagactggaggatcttGTGATCAAGTtcaagctagcttcagcaatgtagcaaggccctgaagaacagcaagaccctgtctcaaaaaaataaagggctggagatgtagttcagtggtaaagtacccctgggttcaatccccagtatcagagagagagagagagagagagagagagagagagatgagagaagaggagagagagagagagagaagaagaagaagaagaagaagaagaagaagaagaagaagaagaaggaggaggaggaggaggaggaggaggaggaggaggaggggggggggggagggggagggaagaaagggagggaggaagggagggagagagagggagggagggagggagagagagggagggagggagggagagagaggggagggagggagagggagggggagagaggagagagggagagggagagggagagggagagggagagagagagagagagagagagagagagacagagagagagacagagagagagagagacagagagagagacagagagagagagagggagagcgaGAGAAATATCCTTGAAACCAGAGACTAATTCAGACCCATTTCATGTAAAATTCATTAGATGCCTAACCCTGTCACATATAATATTATCACTTCACAAATGTTAGTGACAGTTATCTGATAATTTTGAGTCCCAGGTCTGCTGTGTGATACCAAGTAAGCTATTTTACCTGAGTTTaattttccttatctataaagtgGTGATAACAGCAATTCATCTCTCAAAGAGTTGCTTGTGTtggttaaatgaattaatgtgtGAAATTCTTAGTGTTTGGCACATTATATTCAGTAGATGTTAGCTATTACTATTATTCTACTACTGTACTAGCTGCCACGATCCTTTAAAACATTGTACTTGAGTAAACTCAACTGGGATGCTTCAATTCAAGGAAACCTAGTAGGTAGGAACAAAACCTCATGCATTATTTTTGAAAGCAGTGTTCCAGACACTTAAGGGTGAGTCTCTGATTCAGCACACTTGGGGAAGGTTATTTCCATCTGTCAATTAGGCATTTTAGTGCACGTCAACATGCAGTGAGGCTACAGAACAACATATAAGCACTTTTAAGCTTAGATGGGGCATAACAGTGGAGCAAACTTTATTCTCACTTGATAAATCTGATGAAATGTCTTCTAGACTTTTGGAAGGCATTTTCCTAGCAGCACTCCTTTCCAAAGCTTTCAAAACAGGACTGGGTTCTTCTTCTGAACCTGTTGTAAGACAAAACCGATGAATGCTGcacaatacaaaagaaaaaaacaaactttaaataaTGAACGGGCATTGACATGGTGGGCTGAAAAGAGAAATTATGGTATAAGCCTCCCTACTTCTATTGGTTCTACAAAGCAATTATTTCACAGAAAGTAATTTCTCCACTAagagtcctttaaaaatttttttcttcatcaaaaaatatttgaaacacaaATCATATAGAAACAAGATGAGCACATTGGTCTCCTAGTTGTTTACGCTTTTATTTTAGGCACATGATTTGTTTTGTCCAGACTTTGAATCTTCCCACTTAACATTCTAGCTTTTGAAGACAGTCACAAAATGATTTTAGGTGCATTAAAAAAATTAGCTGAAgacaggtgtgatggcacacacctataatcccagtggctcaggttgaggcaggaggatcacaacttcaaagccagcctcagcaacttcgcgaggcacttggcaactcagcaagaccctgtctctaaaataaagaGGTCTGGGGaatgggctcagtggttaagggcactggggttcaatccctggtaccaaaacaaaacaaaacaaaaccaatagcTGAAAACTATGGAGGgtaagattttaatatttaactCTGTGAACAAACGGATACACAAAGTAGTGGGTTGTCCAGGTTGATAGCTGTaggatttctgaattttataatttagtaTAACTTGCAACAAAATACTGATAAATATATGGGGAAGTCAACTTTTTATTTAactaaggcatttttaaaaggaggatGAGATTCTATCCCTTACTAATgcctttatttcataaaaaagaaagacattttagaactgaaaggggaaaaaaaggtataATTTCAGAATAAGAACAGTACCGAAATTAAAACATAACACTTTACCAAAAAAAGTCTCTatactatcatttttttttcttcattttgacagTGAAAACTCCATCCTGGGTAAGTCCTGGTCTTAGTACTAACATTTATCACTGTCTATACTCAGTGCCTAAAATAGTGGCTGGCAAAAGacacttcaaaaatatttgctgaaccaATAAATGATTCAATTAATGAATCAATGAGTTTAAGAACCCCTTctctaaaaattaatttcctgaAATGCATTCCAGTTCTGCCTAACATTAATATGCATTCCACagcaaatggatttttttcatatatagcaAAGTTTATTCCTTAAAACTCACAcacagataataataaatatcttCCTGATAATGAAGAGCTTGTATATGCAATGTCTGTGTCAATTCCTGGGAATTATATTGTACTTTTCCTAATGTAAGACAGAAGGTTAATGATAATCAGAGAGATTAATTAAAGGTTCTTAATCCTGGGTGTAtcttgctgggtttttttttttttttttttctttttttttttctttcagtgctagggattcaAACCAGGAACTCTTTctcactgaattatatccccagttcttttttatttattattttgagacaaggtcttgctaagttggttagACTAGCcatgaatttgtaatcctcctacctcagcctcctgagttgctgggattataggtatttGTAGTAGCAAATGGATTTTAAGATGAACTAGATTTGGGAtgttctttgtttaaatttaagaGGATTCTTATTGCAAAAGTTCTGAGAGATTTTGACAAGCTAGTAAAATACATAATTTCCCAACATTTCCAAAAATGTTTGACCATGGAAAGTTTCTTTTTCCCAGAGGAACATATTGAGGTATTGGTTGGTTAACAGCTCAGCCACAGGTCAAACATGTTAGTTTGCTCAGCAAAATTAGGGTGGTTTTGTAGCAAGGTTTCTATCCGACTTTTACCTACACCCTTTCCAGTTTGTTTTAAAACTGTAATTTAGATCAAAGGATATAAAACCTTGACTGACCATTGTATACCTCTTACttggcatttaattttaaaatatcttttcttggTTCTGTCTAGGTGATAATCTAATGTTACCTATTTCTTTCTTAGGCTTTTTGATGTTCACTCAGTGACACTGGTACCCTATAAACCTGGCTAGACACATTAGGTGATAGTCTTTTAAGTGCAAATTTGCAAGCCTCCTATGGGTAAGTTTACCCTAGAAACATAAAGGAGAGTTTATTAAGAGAATACCCAACAAGGTTAACATGCTGACTTTATTCTTATATAAGTTTGTTTTCAGAGactagcactttttttttttttaaaaccagtaaCATTTGTTAAGTGGGCTTCAATTTGACTAATTAGGATTAAAGGTGGATCTTTGGTGAGTATTCAAGAAGTGATGCTACATCTGCTTACAAAGGAACTCAAACCTCAAAAGTCGGCCACTCCGTAAAGCTTATCAAGGAAGGTGATCAACACCAGCTGTGCATTTGGTTGAAATATCCCAGTCATACAGCATTCTCTATCATTTCATCACTCAAATCAGATAACTTCTCATTCCAATGTGCTCTGGGGTTTCCCTACTGAAATGGCAAGAGTTGATGAGAATAGTAAACTGAGACAAGTGTTGTTTATAGCCTGAATGAAACCAGCATCCTCAGGTCCACTTAGATGAGTTTTGTGATCCAGTAAGATCTTTAGCAATTCAGTCAAGGCTGAAGCCAAAGAAATGCAGTCACCAAGCAATGCCCTTAGGTGGAATCAGGTGAAGTCATCTGACCAAAGTCATATTCTAGAAGGGGAAGATTCTGCAGATGGttgaaaatgagagggagagaatgGCAATAAAAATACGACAGCACAAAGTATCTGAGGGAAGGAAAGGCCCAGCCTTGCACTTATTCCCTGATTTTTAGCCACACCTGCAGGAAAATGTTACTCTTAAATGGAAAATTTGTGCCCAGTGTGgtctttttgcttttttgccaCAACTCTCACTAGAGACTTCTATTAGGATTGTCAATTAAGAAATTCTAATATTTCTAGGAGGAAGACTAATTTAAGTGTTTTAAAGATGATTTCTAAACCCcaaatattatcttaaaaatatgtgAGACCTAAAAATTCAATAGGTAGATTAATGAGAAGCAAGGATAGGCTCTGGAACACAGACTGTAGGAAAGCTGTTTTTTTGTAATCTATTTGAATAAAGAACCAAAGTGATAAGAAGAATTTAGTGCCATTAAGGAGtgtcaaattaattaaaaaaaaatttaaagtcatcCTTTACATCAGTATTCCATAAAGCAGATTCATTATGGGTTAAAAATTCCAAAATGCTCACTAGATGTGTTTCTCCAGCTTCCTGCAATAGAACCTGTGTTTCCATCTGAAAAATCAGAGTCAGAGaaaccttctttttcttgttcattgACTTGTCTCTTACATGGCGATGTTAACATCAATTcaactttacttatttttgtagggttttctttctttgtcaggAGAGGAATGGGCTGCTCGCTTTTGGACACACTACTTGCTTTAGGAGCCTCCTCAAAGTCAGGTTCCTGAAAAGCCCCTAGTCCCCCTGCAAGGTCACTTTCATTGTTCCTGTCCCCTGGGGAGCTTATTGTTCTAATGGTCTCTATTTCATGGTCCACATAAAGTTGGGGGGTTCCAGAGATCTCAACCCCACTTGAAGAACAACAAAGAGCAACTGATAAATCAGTCACAACTTCATCTCCTCCCAATACTTTAACAATTTGGTCGACTTGAGATTCCAAACCATTGCTTCTACCCTTCATTTCAGAGGCCCTTGAGGCTGCCCAGAACCTGGCCTGCTCTGACTGTGAGGGCTCCTTCTCAGGAATTTCTTCCTTCACTGATACCTGGTGTCCATGAGGTGGAACTTCACATATTTCTTTAAGAAGTTTCTCAAACCCAATATCAAAAGCACTCTCAGTTATTGATGGAGCCTCAGACTTTTCAActgtttcttcaatttccttgGGATGGAAATTGGAAGTAGCTTGCCTGGGTGCCTCAGTACTACCTATTAAGTCTGATGGAGAGAGAGTTCCTGTATCCTTTTCATATCTTGAAGGGTAGGTTTCTAGTGTTTCCTTGTGGAGCTTTTCTAAGCCAGCACTGAATTCAAGGAACTCTGATTTGGGTTgaataattgtttcctttacaaTTTCTGCCACTTCCTGGGGTAACTTTTTGTCATGCTTTTTGTCAGTGGAAACAGATGAGCTAAGGAGCTGTTCTGATGGAGCCATCTGAGTGGTCAAAGATGATCCAACTTCATGAGTTTTATCAGGAACTATAGTGAAGGAATAAAAATCTTTCCTATCTGAAGCAATGGTGTCCATTGTAGCCCACAATGGGGTCACACTCAGAGAATTTGGGGGGCTGCCTGCTGCCTGTACTCCTTCAGAAAATTCTGCTTTTACTTCTCCAGGACCTATTTCCATTGCAGAAGGATAACTCGGGCAAGTTTCTCTAAGTAGCTTCTTTAATACATCATTTACATAATTCAATTCAGGTTTAGATGGAAGAATGACTTTCTCTACAGTCTCTGAAATTTCCCTTTGAGAAGGCAATGCTCCATCGTGGGGAACAAGATGAGCATCCTGGGAAAAAGACATGTCTTGTGGAGAGTTGGTCACATCCTTAAAAGAATCCTTTCTGTGAAGATGGGAAGAACCTTTTGCAGCCATCTGAAGCAAGTTCTCCCTGTTGAGCTGGCACTCACCACTTTCAGCTTTCTGGGTGAAAGCTGTATTTCCCGAAGTTTCATACCCCTCTGATAAAGGAGCTACTATCTCTCTCTGACAGCCTCTCGGTTTTATTCCCTTTTCAAAAAATCTACCCTCTTCAAGCTGAGAGCCAGTTCCAGTGGTCATGGGTTCTAACTCAGTTTGCAAGGGTGAGTGTGGAATTCCAGTTGCTTCTTTCAGGAGTTTGTTTAGACTAGCAGCCAAAGTGTTCTGTTTGAACTTCGGAGGCACCACTGTTTTATCTACATGCTCATTAGTGAACTCTTTAGGTCCTTCAGCTTCTTCCTCATCATCAGCAAAATCTGTCTTTTGAAGCCATTTCCTATCTTCTGAAACACCTGGTTTGAGAATTTCTTTTCCATAAGCTTCTTTACCAGAAGGCTGGATTGCTGGTGATGAACCTTCTAAAACCAGCTTCTGTACACTGTCACTAAAAGTGTCTTTGTTGTCTTTAGATAAAACATGTGCTTTCACTATGGATTCCTGAATCTCTTGATCTGAAAAATCCTTTGCTTCCTTAAATACTGGAGTACCAAGCCATTCcatattatttttcacattttcctttgttGACTCATTTCCTGCCAAATGTTGAATGGATTCTCCAGGTGGCCTCAGTGGAAATGTGGTTTCATTTGGTAGCACCTGGAGTatacattttgaatttaatttcttcatttcctctctcGGTGTAACAGAGAACACCTCTTCTTGGTGGGTATTTCTTCCTGATGATTTAACATCACTGAATTCCTTGTGTTTTTGGCTAGAGAATGGCACAAAAATTTTTTGGCTTATTGTAGTATTCTTCTCAGAATTATTCTTACTGTTTGGATTACCTCCTAAGTCCCAAAACTTTCTCAAATTCTCAAACTGAGAGTGATTATAAACCTGTTCTGTGTTGGGTTCATCCATTCGTTCTTTTAGGGACATAATTTTAAAGTTGGCATTTGATTCACCAATTAGAAATCTTTCTTTCTCCAAAGGAGCGTGTATTTCATTCCTAGTGTTTGAGGGATGTTGCAATGCTGGTAAAGTAATGTCTCTTCTAGAATGCAAACTGTCTTCCTCTAGCAaactttttatatgcttatttgtcTTATCCTGAAACagcaacattttatttgattggTCAGCTGAAGGATGGCATTTCAATGGACCTGATATTTGGGGACTGGTCTCTTTAGGCTTGTTTGAGGAATGAAAACTGGAGAGATGGAATGCTTGATCATCCTCATCAAAGACCACTCGTTTGGCAGTGAACTGACCATATTCACTCTGGCCTGTAGATAAACTGTCTGTGAATATATCCTGTGATCTCACAGGCGGGTATGCTTTAGCAGAGGATTGTTCCTGGCTACATGAAGATGTGGGTTCTTTATGAGTTAACTTAGCAGCAGCTTTCTCTCCTTCCCAAAAGGATATTCTGTCACTCACTcttttgtatttctctctttGCACTTGGTTCTTGGGAACCTCACCAGCTTCTTGTTGTGGGTGAACCTCAGGCTTCTTTGAAGGAGCTACACTGTTGACAATCCCAGGCAGCATCTCCCTATTATCTGTCTCTAAGGAAGCTTTCAggatggaattattttcttctttgctctttctctctaCCTTCACATTATCTTTCAAATTTGGTTCCTGGACAATTGCTAAAGAGTCAAATTTTACTTTGGAGTTTCCTGTATGTTTTTCATGAGCATGAGGCTTGGGTTCTTCTTTACCAAAGCTGCCAATATTCTTAGTGTTGCATGAAACTTGGACTTCTGCATTGGATCCTTTGAGAACACTGTAGGAGCAGTTATTGGTTGTGGGAGGTACCCCATTTTCTTCTATGCTTTTCAAGTCTTGGCTATTATCCatatttttacttccttgacttggGGTACCACAGTTTGCAAATGGCTGTGGTATAACTTGACCTTCCTTTGGGGTGCTTTGTTGGGACAAATTCATAGATTTGGGTTTGATATTCATAGAATTAtcttggaaaatttcagaaaccaGCATATCTCCTTCTTCCTGGAATGCTGAATCATATCTCACAGGCTTCAATTTAACTTTGGTGGACAATAGTGCCTTGGAATCATTTTCTTTAAGACTGGTGTCATCTGTCACCATGGCAATAGCAACCCGTGACTTTGAGTCTGTTTTTCCTTTGGGTTCTGTTCCTCGGGGATGTTGGAGGGATGGTTTACTGTCGTCTGAATGAGAACTTCGGTTAAACCAGTCTAGGACTTTAGTAATGGAATCATCAGTTGTCTTCTTGATCTCAGTGGCAGGTGGAGCAGAGCGTGAGGATGTCTTAGCTTTCAGAGCCATGAGAAGAGGGAGCTTACCTTGCTGATGGTCTCTAGAACTGCAATCTGGCACCTGAGATGGTTCAGGCTCAATGCAATGAGACAGTTCATCTGCAATACAGAAACGCTcttctaaataagaaaaaaacatgctTCAAGAATGATTATCACTcatattatctgttttaaaaggcactttttatttgtactttctacACTGACAGCATCTGTCAGGGGCTGTAAGTCATCCTGATTAAAGTATTCTACCAAAGATGCCCAATGACAGCAAAGGAAGGCAAATGTAGACCTCTGGAAGTATGTGTGTGGACCTAACTGGAAAATTTCTTTGAAGTccttgacttatttttaaaaattcatgtgaatTTTACATTCTGATCCATGTTACACTTTAAGTAttaattttctccaattcttaAATCTTTGTATAGAACTGGCTGGTACGAAGATACACCTTGCTGATTTCACGACTTTACTTATTCCCTGGCACACTAAGTTCATAAGCCCTAGAGGGCTCTTAAACCCAGAATTAAGGACCATAGACTTATGTAATTTCAGGAgttagaaaaataacttttaagtaaGTCTAAACAAGGAATTCCCTCTAGaatttctgaataataaaatgagaatatttgctTTCCTGGGTCTTACTCCTAATACACTGAAGAAGAAACTCTGAAGATAGAGGCCTGCTGTTCTGCATGCTGATTGTTTCCCATGGTGGAGATTAGGAACCCTGATCTCAACAGGACTCTCCATTCTGCCCCATGTTCTATCATTTGTAACTCAGAAGTTATTTCTGAGTCAAATAATGTAAAATGAGGATTGATAGAGAATATGATCTCTACCTGCTCCCTGATTATCAACTAACCAATTGCTAGAAGGCTACAGAAGGATATTTATGTTCTTTCTAAGTTATCAGGAAAGCAGGGTCTTTTCTGAGCCTTAATCAAAAGGCACATAGTACATTTGGATGAGGGAACTTAAAGTGTTTCGTTAAGACTTATTAGGCAGTTTGGCAAGGCTGTAGTCAAAGCACAGATGTGTCAGCATTTCTGTTCTCCCTTAAAACACTGAGCTATGCAATACATGTGAATGTTCCTAAAAATTATGTAAGCTGAAATTTTATGAAGTCAGCTATATTTCAAATGCACTAAAAGACATGTCAAATAACAGAATTCaatctttaattttaatcatCAACCCCtggttaaatataaaaaaggacaaagaatTTGTACAATAGTTGGTATATAGTAGAAACTGGTTTCCTTTCTAAGTACtcattgtattattatttatcattgtgAAGTTCCTTTGGGAAAATCTTTGAgaattctgtgtttgtttgtttatagacTATTTAAGGATGATTAAAAAGccatacaaacccaaataatacatAAACATTTTTGGAAGGCTCCAATACTAGATGTTGGCAATAGTTAATGCTGGATGATGACATCCCAGATCAGGTGCTTTTCATAATTCTGTGAgtttcttctgaaatattttacagtgaacattattactttaaaaataacaacagttcatttaaaaatctagTGCCAGGTAATGTTCTGCTTCCTCTGAGGAATTCTTCGGGTTTTTTTCCAGTGTGATAATAAGTATGATACTGACTGTTTGAACTTTAGAAATGATGTCAAACCCTTATTATTCAACTTAAGAGAGTttaccttgtttcttttttcctggtcctaattttctttttatatcccagtatttatttgtatatatcttTGTAGAAAGTCAAAAGGGAAAAAGTAGCATAACTCTATAAGTACTCTTTGAGACTAGAAAGCCTGTCAATCAAACTGGGTTTAGCTAATGATATTCTTCTCCCAAATTTAATGGTCAGTgggatttaaaaatcaaagcataaataagtaaatacaaaattatatgaTAGTTTGTGAGAAAGCAAATGCAATTTCAAAAACAGGAAAGGGGGGTTACCAATTTTTTCTATCAGTAATAATAAAGGGAAATATTgccaaagaaaatgttttcaccCTTTGAATGAATATTTAGGTAAATATGCAATTATTCCTTAATGTTTGGCCAAATGTTAGTAATTTCCTCCAATATGAGTTGCCTTATTTCCTGAAGAAGATCTTgcttaaaaaaaagttctatgtGTTTAAGAGGTTTAAAATGTCTGAGGAAAGAAACCTGAACATGTATGAAACTGCTGGGCTGAGCAAAAGTGAGCCAGGGCTAACCTGGTACTATTAAAATAGAAGGAGAGCAACTGAGTTAGAAACTTGATTATTGGATTATAAATGTTCctgacaataaaaaaaagtacGAGAGTTGGATGCATAATTATTGAACAAGAAAGATTACACAGCATTATTCTTCccactgttttctgttttttaaaatgtgagaattACAAAGTATCATAAAGTTATGAGACAGTAGTTTGGGGCACCCCTTGAGAGTAGTGGGGTCTTCAAGAGAGGG of the Sciurus carolinensis chromosome 11, mSciCar1.2, whole genome shotgun sequence genome contains:
- the Sytl2 gene encoding synaptotagmin-like protein 2 isoform X1, which gives rise to MIDLSFLTEEEQEAIMKVLQRDAALKRTEEERVRHLPEKIKDDQQLKNMSGQWFYEAKAKRHRDKIHGADIIRASMRKKRLQVAVEQSKDRAIEAKESWVNNVNKDALLLPELAGAVEEPEEDSAPISPSPSVVNPASTVIDMSQENTKKSTGSPAKQRKNPFNSSKLPEDHLSQQTQNEQSKNGRAGLFQISKEGELSDSKEKSSIPDISSQKLEESKQTMSAGPENGSQIKAPVPKARKFIHKSDGLKQDDKQSFPRQRSDSMSARGAPRGILKRNSSSSSTDSETLRLNQNFEPRSKIVSPGLTIHERISEKEHCLEDDSSSNSLEPLKHVRFSAVKDELPQSPGLIHGREVGEFSVLESDRLKNGTEDAGDIEFQDDSKPFQYKKDLLPHPSASSPSTSKNEAYQPLISGSVRNDGLHSSLEVLTAKPQITENLPTTNKHQTKSSELTRLESVLSPNPADELSHCIEPEPSQVPDCSSRDHQQGKLPLLMALKAKTSSRSAPPATEIKKTTDDSITKVLDWFNRSSHSDDSKPSLQHPRGTEPKGKTDSKSRVAIAMVTDDTSLKENDSKALLSTKVKLKPVRYDSAFQEEGDMLVSEIFQDNSMNIKPKSMNLSQQSTPKEGQVIPQPFANCGTPSQGSKNMDNSQDLKSIEENGVPPTTNNCSYSVLKGSNAEVQVSCNTKNIGSFGKEEPKPHAHEKHTGNSKVKFDSLAIVQEPNLKDNVKVERKSKEENNSILKASLETDNREMLPGIVNSVAPSKKPEVHPQQEAGEVPKNQVQREKYKRVSDRISFWEGEKAAAKLTHKEPTSSCSQEQSSAKAYPPVRSQDIFTDSLSTGQSEYGQFTAKRVVFDEDDQAFHLSSFHSSNKPKETSPQISGPLKCHPSADQSNKMLLFQDKTNKHIKSLLEEDSLHSRRDITLPALQHPSNTRNEIHAPLEKERFLIGESNANFKIMSLKERMDEPNTEQVYNHSQFENLRKFWDLGGNPNSKNNSEKNTTISQKIFVPFSSQKHKEFSDVKSSGRNTHQEEVFSVTPREEMKKLNSKCILQVLPNETTFPLRPPGESIQHLAGNESTKENVKNNMEWLGTPVFKEAKDFSDQEIQESIVKAHVLSKDNKDTFSDSVQKLVLEGSSPAIQPSGKEAYGKEILKPGVSEDRKWLQKTDFADDEEEAEGPKEFTNEHVDKTVVPPKFKQNTLAASLNKLLKEATGIPHSPLQTELEPMTTGTGSQLEEGRFFEKGIKPRGCQREIVAPLSEGYETSGNTAFTQKAESGECQLNRENLLQMAAKGSSHLHRKDSFKDVTNSPQDMSFSQDAHLVPHDGALPSQREISETVEKVILPSKPELNYVNDVLKKLLRETCPSYPSAMEIGPGEVKAEFSEGVQAAGSPPNSLSVTPLWATMDTIASDRKDFYSFTIVPDKTHEVGSSLTTQMAPSEQLLSSSVSTDKKHDKKLPQEVAEIVKETIIQPKSEFLEFSAGLEKLHKETLETYPSRYEKDTGTLSPSDLIGSTEAPRQATSNFHPKEIEETVEKSEAPSITESAFDIGFEKLLKEICEVPPHGHQVSVKEEIPEKEPSQSEQARFWAASRASEMKGRSNGLESQVDQIVKVLGGDEVVTDLSVALCCSSSGVEISGTPQLYVDHEIETIRTISSPGDRNNESDLAGGLGAFQEPDFEEAPKASSVSKSEQPIPLLTKKENPTKISKVELMLTSPCKRQVNEQEKEGFSDSDFSDGNTGSIAGSWRNTSSSEEEPSPVLKALERSAARKMPSKSLEDISSDLSNQAKVDNLPEELVHSAEDDQKTDQEQDTNECIPGISTVPSQPDNPFSHPDKLKRMSKSVPTFLQDESDDRETDTASESSYQLSRHKKSPSSLTNLSSSSGMTSLSSVSGSVMSVYSGDFGNLEVKGNIQFAIDYVDSLKELHVFVAQCKDLAAADVKKQRSDPYVKTYLLPDKGKMGKKKTPVVKKTLNPVYNEILRYKIEKQILKTQKLNLSVWHRDTFKRNSFLGEVELDLEAWDWDNKQNKQLRWYPLKRKTAPVALEVENRGEMKLALQYVPEPTPGKKLPTTGEVHIWVKECLDLPPLRGNHLNSFVKCTILPDTSRKSRQKTRAVGKTTNPIFNHTMVYDGFRPEDLMEACVELTVWDHYKLTNQFLGGLRIGFGTGKSYGTEVDWMDSTSEEVALWEKMVNAPNTWIEATLPLRMLLIARISK